TGAATTCAAAATGTTTGTAGAGTTTATTTCTCTTTGTTTATTGGGTAAAAAAAAAGTTCACAATCAACAAGACCTAACATATCTTCTTATAGAATTGTAGTAACGAATTATTCAAAATGtaaacatattttattttgtatcTTTTATAagcaataaaattaattttttacatTTGTCTCTCAATAAATGTGAGATGCAGACGATTATTGAAGTATTGAAGATTTCAATTTCTTACGACGTGCAAGTTATTGAGTGCTTCTATTGcagcaaataaaaacaaaatatcaCATCAATCGATATTGTAACATTAATCCTCATTTCTCCTAACTGTAAGGTCTCTTAAAATCCAAGATCAAAATTTTGattcaataaaaataatagtattaatatgATTTATGTTGTCATATTTGCAAAGGAAACTTCTAAATAAGTTGTCAAATATGATTTGTTTAGGTAAAGCAAAACATTTCATAACTCAAGAAAggcaatgtttttttttttttttgtcagatTAACAATAGTATCCTAGACATATTTTGCCCAAACTAATATGTTGCTTATGTCAACTATGCCTATAGCTAACAAGTAGGAGGTAAATCGCAGATGTACAGCACAAGCGGTGGGAATTGAACCCGGACCACTATGGTTACCAACATGTTCTACCTCATTTGATTTAATTGTAGTAACTTTACTTTATTTAGACGAAATTTAATCTTTAAccctattttcttcttttatttataaTGCATGTAAAATATAGGTTGAATAATTCTAGCATTACTACAAGAGGGAATCTTTTGAGATATTTGtcatagaaaaaaaaatcaacagaATAATTTTGAGGCGAGAAGctaatttattctttttttttttctttgtatgttgtataaaaataaaatagaatcaTCTTGTCAAATGCTCCTCGATATTCCATCAACCCTCTTTTCCCAATAATTTTATTGATTTGACTACTTTTCACAATAAAATTTAAAAGTCATCTCCTTTTAAAGTTtcccccacaccccccccccccctacccTAAAAATTTGTTGTATCAACAAAAGAATTATATCTAGTTCCTTCAATCAAGTCTTTCCTTACTTATACTTGCACATGgtgattaaatttaaaatatttggtGAAGGCGATAAGCTATGGTGGGCAAAGACACAAGACATGCATTTAGGAAGACAAATTGAGTGACAGAAATTTAGACAATCTCCAATATGATTAGTTTGAGTTAAAGGTTTAAAGTTGGAAAGAATTTATTCACCACTATTAGAAACTTCCTACAATATGTGTTAGAAGtactaaaattaaaaaattaaatttaaaagtaCCACATTTTTTCAATTAAGCTCTATCAAGCATTTCAGTCTGTTTTAGGGACTATCAAATTTATGCTCTTAAGGACACGATAATATTCTATATTGGTTAAGCCTCTTTCAATTACAATCGTGTTCCATCTATAATCTACTTTTCTTAACATATGCTTCTTTGAAATTGATTTCATGCCAAGTCCTataaactttttatttttgtgcaagtgttttttttctctttttctttcttttttccttcttttgtaAATTCTACATGTTTTATGTAGTTTATTCATTAAGGCAAACCTTATTATACTTAAGAAACATTTTATAGTTTTGCAAGTTACATATAGATCATAAACACGATACAGAGAAATGTGTCCACCTAAAAGATGAGATTGAAGCTTTAATCCGATGAGAACACTTGTCAAggttcataaaaataaaaaaaattatcatagGATAGGGACGTGTAATCAGCAAAGTCTAACACTATCCTATAGTAATTGACCAAGACCCCTTTTCCTATCCAATTATATTCCTTTCGTATGTAAGACCAAGCATGAGCAAAAGATAGCCTAACTTAACTTCACTAGCGAACTAAATGCACCCTAAGACTATTAGGAACTTATGGGATCATATAAAAGAAACACTAAAATTTTGCAAGTTACATAAAGATCATGGACACGATACAAAGGAATGTGTTCGCCTAAAAGATGAGATTGAACTTTTAATCCAATGAAAACACTTGTCAAGGttcataaaaacaaaaaaaaaaaaaaaatgaacacaaGGCAAAGACGTGTAATCAGCAAAGTCCAACACTATCCCTTAGTAATCGACCAAGGCCACTCTTCCAATCCAGTTATATTCCTTTCGTATGCACGTCAGACCAAGCATGAGCAAAAGACTTAGCATAACGGAACCTCGCTGGCAAACTAAATGCACCCTAAGACTATTAGGAATTGATGGGTGTACACGAAAAAGACAGAATATTTGAATAACAATTATTAAAAACCTCCAAATCCTACTTGTTAGATTTTAATCTTTTTTCTCGTCCTTTCATCTATTGTTATGTGAACAAAAAAAACAGTGAGCTTGACAATAAGCCAACAACCCCATTAGAAAATAATGTATAATTTGTATTTATTATAAGTTAATTTGTTATAAACGCAACTTTGGTTTAAATATATAGTTTTTatggaaaatatttgaaaaactaatagAAGAAATGATTAAACTTTAACTAAATTTGCCAGTGGATAGAAGGACATACGAACAAatccaaaattcaaaaaattcaacaTTTCACTTTGGTTAATTATGCGCATTCCTGCCCCACTTCAATTTATTAAGTTATGTCGGCTTCACTAAAAATCTGTCATCTTATCATGAGTTAtgtgtaattttaaaaaatattttgagatgaaaTAAGCGTTCATCCAtgattatatattaaatatactTTTGGGAGAAATGATATGTACGAACACTCCTCAATGTCATTGTtctttactttttttaaaaaaaaatgtaaataacaTAAATAGtcattaaaattttgttcaattGCACTTCAATTCTtaagtattttaattttttgtatttaatttctTCAATTGGCAACTAAGGGGGTGTTTGTTTACACTTAATGacctttaaataaaaaaataaactctaGATGGTTCAATATTCAATAAACCAATGGTATTTGTGTAATATCTAAATAAACTCTAAATTGTCTCTGACCAAATTAACTAACATTTCTTCACGATTTGGTTAGTACAAAATTAGAACGTCATTCGAACACATTTTGACCCCTACAATAAAACGAAATTACGACAAAACTCAAACTCTAaaccctctcttctcttctctatGCATAGTCATAATTATTCTTCACTTATATGTATAACATTTTGTCGTAAAttgttttttcttcttctttttttcttttacttcctTACAAATTCTAGATCTCACATATACTAATTTATTATGACGTGAGCTCTTGAATTGTTTTAATAGTTTTATATAAATGATTTAACGATGCtatatttttttgttaattaaatGATGACAAATTTGAACACCAAATTATATGAAATTACATTTTGTTGATGATTTCTCTTTTTATAATTAGGTTTATAAGTTTTATTTTAATCAAATTTAAATGCACCGATAAAATGTCAAcatcaaaatattaaaaataaaatataattagaTAAACGTCAAGCACTAACTATGTAATTTAGGTAATTCTTTATAGAATTTGAAATTACAATTATATCCTCAAACTTATAGTTTGTCCTCAATTGCGTTCACTCCCTGCCTAatccaaaattataattttatcccCAAACTGGTCCTTACATTGTTAGGGTAGAACAGTTAATATTGGTTTGATAATACTGACAAGGAGGATCAGACTGCAATTTAATTGGAAGCCCAGGGGCCAAAACATAATTAGTTAGAACTTCAAGTGGCTAATTgtgtaatttaacatattttaacaaatgtaaaattataattttatcctCAGATTCTCATTCCAATTTTGGGGTAGAGTAGTCTTTTTGTTTGGAGTCATGTCAGAAAACTTCAGGAGAGGTGAGGTTCTTATTTTGAGGTGTGACAGTCgagaaaatctagagagagagagagagagagtagttgGGGAGCCAAACTCGGTGCGGCCATGTTTCAACCGAACCATCAGGTGCGTGTTCTCTCTCAAGATTTTGGAATCTCTCTCTGTATGCCTCGTCGGAGTGTCCTAGGGTTTCGAATTTCGCATGCATGGCTGGTTTTTTAGGGTTCTTGGGAGCTTTGATTTTCAGAAAAGAAAATACTTCTTTCGTTGTTTCTGTGCTGTCGGTTTAGTTTGTGTCTTTTCGGTTCCTGCATTTCGGAATCTACACTCTGTAcggcagttttttttttttgtgtgtggtTGTTGTTTAGCGTGTGaagtgaattttaatttttttttcgcgGTCTTGAACTGCTCGTAAGTAGGGAATTTGCCGAATTGCGGGGCGATAGAGTCGGGAGCTGCTCGGAGCTGCATTTGGTTTTCTAAGATGAAGGAAATTCGGGAAACGATAGTTGAAGAATGAGTGTTTGGTTCTGGTTTTTTAAACGGTTGTTTTTGTGTGCAATCTTGGTATAAGATGAGTATAAAGATGAAAAGGTGTTTGTTCTGTTAGATATGAGGAAAATGGTGCTGTCTGGTTAATTCTTCCATGTCAGAATCTGGATCTAGACGTCTTACCTAGAGCAGAAAGCGAGTCTCTTGTATCTTGTACTCAAGTACTACTCTTATAATTTGATATTATTCTTGTCTCTTGCAGcgattattgattttttttttcttcttaatatcCAGTGTTGTAGTATGTGTTGTATTATatgtttgatgaaatgccaatTAGAAATGTTTTTACTCTGgaggtatttttattttattttaataggTGGGTAGTTAGGGAAGGGGATGGTGATGCTCCGACCTGCTCAGTTTTGGGGAGGGATGATCCAATTGCAACATGACACTCCCATGGACTCATGGGCAATTAGTCAAACCCTTCAATTGCATAAGATATCTGTGCTCCATATTGATTCATGTGTGCATGATATGTAGACCCAATAAAAATAAAAGGCCAATAAGAGAGAATCAACCACTTTTTCCAAGGATATGTGCATCTTGTTTCCTCGTCATCAACATTTCTTGCATTTGCAAAATTATTGCAAACACATGATGATCACTTTTTTCTCAGGTGTCAGTTCATCCAATGGCATTATCAGTCCAAGATCCATCAACTTTGAAGCATGTGGATCAAAGTGATACCTATATGATTCCTAAGGAAGAAATGCAGAATGGAGCGCTTCCCAAAGCAGAATCGATTGTCTGTGCTTCTAAGGTTGTGAAATATTTAATCTAAAAACATGGACTGCTTCAATGCCTTGTTTGACTatgatttcttttaaaaaatagtgGATTTTATGGACTTTCATTTCTGATTTTGGTCATTAAACAATTGAAACATTTTTCGAATCCAAAAAAGTGCAAAACTTTTTGAGTACTAAAAATGtgtaaaattttcaatttcttaTAAGATTATGGTGTATCCATCAAGTATTAATGGACTGAGAAAAACCAACTGGAGGATTCCGTTCTTGTCGTGTGCAACTGACTTCTTTTCTTCATTTATGCAGAAACTTCAGGACGATCTGCAAATGCTAGGACATAGAATTAAGCAGCATGAGGAGAATCTAAAATTTCTGAAGAATCAGAAACATAGTTTGGAGGACTCCATTCTTGACATGCAAGGTGTGCCTTTTTCTTATTGGTGGTAGATGTTAGAAATGGCAAATCAATGGACTATTAGATTTGCACTACTTGGCAAATGAAAAAGCTTAGAATTTAATGGTggaaaacagttttcattttccatttttagttttccaaagaattataaaaatgctagtttatttttaatttttcaatatttgtattaaaaaggTAGAGAATAAAGGATCTGTTTAGTTATGAAAAACAGTTTTCAGTTTTCATTTCTTGATTTCTTAATAATCACAAAATctcaccttgttttccaattttcctaaaaattatatGCGAAATCaaaattctattaaaaaaaaaatgttttccaacTTTCCTGTACAAATTCAGAAAATTGCAAACGAGGTggaattttttaattatttgaaaaaatggaattGAACATAAAAATATCTTCCAGAAGTGAATAATTTCAAAGCTTTTTATTGTTTTCCTGTTTTTAAATGCAAATGCTGCATGAAAAataagctattttttttttaattctttggaaaattaaaaatggaaaatggaaattgtTTTAAACAACTAAACAGGCTCTTGCACATTTTTAGAAACCAAAATTGGTTAATATTGGTAAATCTGTAATAAGATTATAGTTTCAGCACTTATGCACCTGTACTGCTGATGTTACCGTAAATTTGTGCCTAGTTTTTGAATTCAAGTTGCACTATGAGCCATTTAGCCAAGTCCATGTTAGCTGCGCTTAACCTGTTGATTATAAAAGGGTTTTGCTTTTAATTTCCAGCCTACACAACATCCTGCTGTACGCATGTTAGATATTAAATGTTGCCTTATGCCAAAGCTGCACACCTTGGAAGTGCAACTATTTTCAAATTAAACTTAAAAGATGACTTCAAGTCTCGTTCAATCTTGTATGACAGCGTTGCTCTATCATTGTCTGCTAACAAGTATTTTCTCAGTTGTTCTTGGCAAGTATCATTCTTCTAGTGTACCTATGACCGAAAATAGGGACATTTCCCACTGTCAGAGTGAGGAGGAAACAACTGAACAGATTTTACGGCATGAGAAATCTGCAGCTGGCTTGTTGTGTCAGCTAAAAACTCGTCACAGCACTCAGGCTTCTCATCTTCCGTTAACCAAGGATATTCTGGGTATTGTTGCTACACTTGGCAAGGTCGAAGATGACAACCTAAGCAGGTCAGTTTAACATTAATTTTTTCTTGATAATCATTTCCGGAGCTGTGGAATGTATGTTAGCCATAGCTTCTTAAAATGTTGTTTCTAATTATTAACATGCCAATTTTTTATTGGCCAACATTATACTATATATTAAAGTGAAATATATTATGCTTATTGTGATGCTGATGGTCTAAAAAAATGATCCGCTGACTATTAGCTATCTGGTTTCATCATTGAAGCTGATGTTGGTCTATGTGGGGGTGTGGGACCTTGAAAGACCTGAGTTGGGTTATGTGCCAGAACTATCCCAGGGTGGCTCACTGTTTAAGAATTCGAAGAGATGGCCTCCTCTTTGAACTACAATAGCTTGTAGATGGTGAAGAAATGGAGTGTCGCACTTAAGTTGTGTGAAAATATTGTTGCTTGGATTCCCACATCATGGCTGACATGTTTCTCATTTTCTGACTTAAAACCATAGGCTCTTCTCAGAGTACTTGGGAGTGCAGACCATGCTAGCAGTTGTATGCAGGACTTCTGAAGGCATGAAAGCTCTAGAAACGTATGACAAGGATGGCTTTATAAATAAGAGCTCAGGTCTTCATGGGCTTGGAGCTTCTATTGGAAAGCTTTTGGATGGCCGGTTTCTTGTCATTTGTCTTGAAAATTTAAGGCACGCACTTTTATGTTCTCTCTGCTTGGTGATTTGGACTTGTGGCTCGTGATAATTCTAgatacattttttatttcttgttgGGACAGAGAGTATGCTGGTGAGTTTGTAGCTGATGACCCACAAAGGAGGCTTGACCTTCTAAAGCCAAGATTACCCAATGGGGAGTGCCCACAAGGATTTTTGGGCTTTGCTGTGAACATGATAAATGTGGATGCTGCACATTTATTCTATCTCACAGCCAATGGTTGTGGCCTTAGAGAGACCCTATTCTATAGCCTCTTCTCTCGTCTGCAAGTCTACAGGACTCGAGCAGATATGCTGCATGCTCTCCCTTGTATAAGTGATGGGGCCCTTTCTTTAGATGGTGGGATGATTAGGGCTGCTGGTATTTTCTCTCTGGGCAATCGGTAAGAATTTCACCGTGACAAGTGTCTGGAATTTCATGCTTAGTCTCTTTTCTTCAGAAATTGTGATTCATGGAAATTAATGAATGTTATAGTtttttcttccaaaaaaaaaaactctggaATGGACTCATTTTCAAAACGAAGTTTTATCCTGGCTTTCATTAACAAGAACCGgattcttttttgtttttaactTGAATTTTCCTTCTAAAAGAGGAGCTAATTACTGTTAGAACCATTGTCCTCTGCCCTTCTGTGACTTATGAACTTTGGAGGTAGAATTTCTCTGCTCGAGCATTGTTAGCTGATCTGTACTCTTAATTTAACTTAGGTGAGTGCATTTGTTTGTAGTAGAGAATTATGGATACATAAAGTCACTGTCTTGTTACAGGATTGCATTCTATGTAGTAATTTTGTTGAGctcactttttctttttcttt
The Malania oleifera isolate guangnan ecotype guangnan chromosome 13, ASM2987363v1, whole genome shotgun sequence DNA segment above includes these coding regions:
- the LOC131146194 gene encoding protein DEFECTIVE IN MERISTEM SILENCING 3 isoform X1, coding for MFQPNHQVSVHPMALSVQDPSTLKHVDQSDTYMIPKEEMQNGALPKAESIVCASKKLQDDLQMLGHRIKQHEENLKFLKNQKHSLEDSILDMQVVLGKYHSSSVPMTENRDISHCQSEEETTEQILRHEKSAAGLLCQLKTRHSTQASHLPLTKDILGIVATLGKVEDDNLSRLFSEYLGVQTMLAVVCRTSEGMKALETYDKDGFINKSSGLHGLGASIGKLLDGRFLVICLENLREYAGEFVADDPQRRLDLLKPRLPNGECPQGFLGFAVNMINVDAAHLFYLTANGCGLRETLFYSLFSRLQVYRTRADMLHALPCISDGALSLDGGMIRAAGIFSLGNREDVDVRFAVGSIIPNLPMNYFETENQVKMVKWKKEKMIEDIKREQSLLDHAKFNFEIKKQEFVKFLAESSSYMTQIQAGRDRMTPR
- the LOC131146194 gene encoding protein DEFECTIVE IN MERISTEM SILENCING 3 isoform X3, coding for MFQPNHQVSVHPMALSVQDPSTLKHVDQSDTYMIPKEEMQNGALPKAESIVCASKKLQDDLQMLGHRIKQHEENLKFLKNQKHSLEDSILDMQVVLGKYHSSSVPMTENRDISHCQSEEETTEQILRHEKSAAGLLCQLKTRHSTQASHLPLTKDILGIVATLGKVEDDNLSRLFSEYLGVQTMLAVVCRTSEGMKALETYDKDGFINKSSGLHGLGASIGKLLDGRFLVICLENLREYAGEFVADDPQRRLDLLKPRLPNGECPQGFLGFAVNMINVDAAHLFYLTANGCGLRETLFYSLFSRLQVYRTRADMLHALPCISDGALSLDGGMIRAAGIFSLGNRRRCEICSRLYNSQSTYELLRNGEPGQDGEMEKGKND
- the LOC131146194 gene encoding protein DEFECTIVE IN MERISTEM SILENCING 3 isoform X2 yields the protein MALSVQDPSTLKHVDQSDTYMIPKEEMQNGALPKAESIVCASKKLQDDLQMLGHRIKQHEENLKFLKNQKHSLEDSILDMQVVLGKYHSSSVPMTENRDISHCQSEEETTEQILRHEKSAAGLLCQLKTRHSTQASHLPLTKDILGIVATLGKVEDDNLSRLFSEYLGVQTMLAVVCRTSEGMKALETYDKDGFINKSSGLHGLGASIGKLLDGRFLVICLENLREYAGEFVADDPQRRLDLLKPRLPNGECPQGFLGFAVNMINVDAAHLFYLTANGCGLRETLFYSLFSRLQVYRTRADMLHALPCISDGALSLDGGMIRAAGIFSLGNREDVDVRFAVGSIIPNLPMNYFETENQVKMVKWKKEKMIEDIKREQSLLDHAKFNFEIKKQEFVKFLAESSSYMTQIQAGRDRMTPR